The Romeriopsis navalis LEGE 11480 DNA window TTGGGGTTTTCGCAAATGACCATCACACGACCATGCCGACGAATCACCCGGCATTTGTCGCACATTTTCTTAACTGAGGGACGTACTTTCATGCCTTGTCTCGCCTAATCTGGCGATCTACAAATACGACATCCTAACAAACGAACACAACCCTTGTCAAACCAATGACAGGGCTTTCTCGTAGAAATAATTTATTTCCAAGGGAATCAGATCGAAATGCTAGTTTTCGCGCTCAAAAACTGCAACAGATAATTGTTAACATTTTTCACAAGCGGCTTCCTAGTGTAGCAGGAAAGGGCGCAGGTTTAGTCAGCAAAGATTAAGAATATAGAATTCTGTCGGTTTTGGAGTTTAGCTAAGTTGATTTTGGGTCGATCGGTTGTCCATCAGCGGAATAACCGATCGACGGGATAGCGAAATCCTGACAGCATCGGGCTTGTGATCTGATCGCCGATTAGTAAGGTGTGATTCAAGGCTAAAACGCCCGCCGATCGTCGATAGACTTCGATCGATTGCAATGGCCGGCTAATAATCCAATATTCCCGAACGCCACGGGCCGAGTAGAGTCGCAGCTTTAGATCGCGATCGCGTCGTTCATTTTTCTCACCTGGAGATAAGACTTCCACGACTAACTCTGGTGCCGCTGTCAGATGTCCGGCATCATCTAAGGAATCAG harbors:
- the rpmJ gene encoding 50S ribosomal protein L36, translating into MKVRPSVKKMCDKCRVIRRHGRVMVICENPKHKQRQG
- a CDS encoding Uma2 family endonuclease — protein: MNQPVVDTIRWTTADLELLPEDDGRRYEIIDGALHVTRAPHWGHQKICGRLGGALDSWSLDTGLGEASIAPGIIFADADNVIPDLVWASQERLADSLDDAGHLTAAPELVVEVLSPGEKNERRDRDLKLRLYSARGVREYWIISRPLQSIEVYRRSAGVLALNHTLLIGDQITSPMLSGFRYPVDRLFR